From a single Drosophila sulfurigaster albostrigata strain 15112-1811.04 chromosome 3, ASM2355843v2, whole genome shotgun sequence genomic region:
- the LOC133844740 gene encoding uncharacterized protein LOC133844740 translates to MQTESLNKTWSDDKLKVRDGKLRRPSNNHHVVPLGILVVLSTIYLMIAGLQINYVYYFKSGVDAVEISKQSDSQEPYVFPPEERNFEEPPLCRKLEIFSIQEQTSRRSSKRQKLKILKNGNGLATGSRPSKTLAAHRKRDIAKKSNTAEPIIYLFALVFIYLLLKAASDINQHYKSSKGDKRLRRCSLQSYAQKDQRSAHLDRRASKVAPLQSRQHIFSEVRSVSLDRCKQENGASLKIRKQISIGDASRTYQAPNKYPTELQRGRRLSVPISINYQTINMSPIVHPELARRGSVISLGSLQDINTTIPGTISTSTPDAKRRVRMINRH, encoded by the exons atgcAAACGGAATCGCTGAACAAAACTTGGAGTGATGATAAGCTCAAGGTTCGGGATGGAAAACTAAGAAGACCAAGCAACAATCATCATGTGGTCCCTCTGGGCATACTTGTTGTGCTTTCTACCATATATCTAATGATCGCTGGACTCCAGATTAACTATGTCTACTACTTCAAATCTGGCGTTGATGCCGTCGAAATTTCCAAGCAAAGTGATTCGCAAGAGCCCTATGTTTTTCCACCCGAGGAAAGGAATTTTGAAGAGCCGCCGTTGTGCCGAAAACTTGAAATATTCTCAATCCAAGAACAGACTTCTCGTCGCTCGTCTAAAaggcaaaaattaaaaattttaaaaaatgggAATGGTCTTGCGACTGGTTCAAGGCCAAGCAAAACTTTGGCGGCACACAGAAAGAGGGATATTGCCAAAAAGTCAAATACAGCAGAACCGattatctatttatttgctttagtatttatttatctctTGCTAAAAGCCGCATCTGACATCAATCAGCATTACAAATCG AGCAAGGGGGATAAGAGATTGCGTCGTTGTTCCCTGCAATCCTATGCACAGAAAGACCAGAGAAGCGCTCACTTGGATCGGCGGGCATCTAAAG TTGCTCCGCTGCAAAGTAGACAGCACATTTTTTCAGAAGTCCGCTCGGTATCTCTGGATCGGTGTAAACAAGAAAATGGTGCATCGCTCAAGATACGAAAGCAGATCTCAATTGGTGATGCATCGAGGACTTATCAAGCGCCAAACAAATATCCTACTG AGTTGCAAAGAGGTCGCCGCTTATCGGTTCCAATCAGCATTAACTATCAGACCATAAACATGTCGCCAATTGTCCATCCCGAGCTTGCCCGTCGCGGCTCCGTTATAAGTCTTGGCAGTCTGCAAGACATAAACACAACGATACCGGGCACGATTTCGACCTCAACGCCAGATGCCAAGCGGCGAGTTCGCATGATAAACCGTCATTAA
- the LOC133844729 gene encoding protein lines: MSSETNTNIANAKLTINKTSGTSAINSSKNNMDTTGGHSASSSSSNNSCSSSSSSSTTSNSNGNTRIADGCPCSTATGIHHNEQPQTKRQKIDKQIRLVGAKAPPDILDVTDVMDANGNNKNHHLCSSLSSSCSTHSLSSSTNNSPTTTPCNSRAASYAQLLVNNILPQQSSEAITLVQDEVDRATQLSELLIATSSGGPAIVTGCASSSTALASTMTTTTETSTKSLAAVDDMLEFEQSLTRQCLCGVSERTLRKPFQSHYSHDTNGQKRIAYLREWPTNKLLQFLSNLQLLFDIYLKQNAKGFICTRIMDVCDALIRNDHKLIDEIIVLAGYNNSYVQFLAGRVLAAFLVIAKQELNDEWLQKIVDQLFNYELLDKTAVQKIHFSLDIIKRIVEWKDVELHPLDDDYAAAANSVPASADASVNYMHFPVQDQPLANNYFALQFRDTIEPDAGDADADVDVDVDVEERRQFNEMNDLYENNSSTASNTTANYVPPNGCHVVALTDSESFDTTHLKCVTIQKLEHKWPTLVKNMSELMAPNHQDAAEHCVLNFLQLWENIISVKANLSIDETRPFYAQLDKFELLLNQNLSCTVYKQMLCLFNEALCYGSTLALQDMLPEETCKLAHQIVCHVRNPRILESLPRRQPENIVGLIGYNGATVQYVNGSLRTSIQNKDDATSGEAALDLVEMDKTLLQKMVLLVLKSIAVTVKEIRSDSSDSSIDSTDYDAFQDILVIELSIRDVLSKLETFIKQTLQFHPECHFSKILIHLFDDQDDHLIEAMVCTLDVTSGISFRNNAFPQLVAMLNPVYTFLEFLKMTSNSSDLLLDLLVSNETCFLLYLLRLLKYIRMNWTMFVHSCHTFGMGNAMLDEAMGVLIRLRLQISRLVSRQLYPYDISPVLRLLESCESLYEGNELS, translated from the exons ATGTCAAGTGAAACTAATACAAACATTGCAAACGCAAAG CTTACCATAAATAAGACGTCGGGTACGTCAGCTATAAATAGTAGTAAAAACAACATGGACACAACTGGTGGCCACAGTgcttccagcagcagcagcaacaacagttgcagttCTAGCTCCAGCTCAAGCaccacaagcaacagcaatggcaacacgCGCATTGCCGATGGCTGTCCGTGCTCCACAGCAACTGGGATTCATCACAACGAACAGCCACAAACGAAGAGGCAAAAGATCGATAAACAAATACGTTTAGTAGGCGCTAAAGCACCTCCTGACATACTGGATGTGACCGATGTGATGGACGCGAATGGCAACAATAAGAACCATCATTTGTGCTCGTCACTGTCCTCGTCCTGTTCCACACACTCGCTGTCCAGCAGTACCAACAATTCGCCCACAACCACACCCTGTAATTCGCGCGCAGCTTCCTATGCCCAACTTTTAGTCAACAATATCTTGCCACAACAAAGCAGTGAAGCAATCACGCTTGTCCAGGATGAGGTGGATCGTGCGACGCAGCTGTCTGAACTGTTGATTGCCACCAGCAGTGGTGGACCTGCCATTGTCACCGGCTGCGCATCTTCGTCGACCGCATTGGCCAgcacaatgacaacgacaacggaaACGTCAACAAAAAGCCTCGCAGCCGTCGATGACATGCTAGAGTTTGAGCAGTCGCTAACACGACAATGTCTTTGTGGTGTCTCGGAACGTACGCTGCGGAAACCCTTTCAGTCGCACTATTCCCACGATACAAATGGCCAGAAGCGCATAGCTTATCTGCGCGAATGGCCCACCAACAAATTGCTGCAGTTCCTCTCAAATCTGCAGCTGCTCTTCGATATATATTTGAAGCAGAATGCCAAGGGCTTCATATGTACCCGCATTATGGATGTGTGTGATGCATTGATACGCAACGATCATAAATTGATCGATGAGATTATTGTTTTGGCTGGCTATAACAATTCGTATGTGCAATTTCTGGCGGGACGTGTGCTAGCCGCATTTCTGGTGATTGCAAAGCAGGAGCTCAATGATGAGTGGTTACAAAAGATTGTCGATCAGCTGTTTAACTACGAATTGCTAGATAAAACCGCCGTTCAGAAGATTCACTTTAGTTTAGACATAATCAAACGGATTGTGGAATGGAAAGACGTTGAACTGCATCCGCTGGACGATGATTatgcggcagcagcaaactCTGTTCCAGCCTCCGCAGATGCTTCCGTTAACTATATGCATTTCCCTGTGCAGGATCAACCATTGGCCAACAACTATTTCGCCCTGCAATTTCGCGATACTATTGAGCCTGACGCGGGAGATGCAGATGCGGATGTAGACGTGGATGTTGATGTGGAGGAAAGGCGGCAGTTCAACGAGATGAACGATCTGTATGAGAATAACAGTTCAACGGCCAGTAATACGACCGCTAATTATGTTCCACCAAATGGTTGTCATGTTGTCGCTTTGACCGATTCCGAGAGTTTTGATACAACACATCTGAAGTGCGTGACCATCCAGAAGTTGGAACACAAATGGCCAACGCTGGTCAAGAACATGTCCGAGCTAATGGCGCCCAATCATCAAGATGCCGCCGAGCATTGTGTGCTCAACTTTCTGCAGCTTTGGGAGAACATCATATCGGTCAAGGCGAATCTCTCCATAGACGAGACGCGGCCTTTCTATGCTCAACTAGATAAATTCGAGCTATTACTCAACCAAAATTTGTCGTGCACCGTCTACAAGCAAATGCTGTGTCTGTTCAATGAGGCACTGTGCTATGGCTCCACACTGGCGCTGCAGGACATGCTGCCGGAGGAGACGTGCAAGTTGGCGCATCAGATTGTCTGTCATGTGCGCAATCCGCGCATACTCGAATCATTGCCACGTCGTCAGCCTGAAAACATTGTTGGCCTAATAGGTTACAATGGTGCAACTGTTCAATATGTTAATGGATCGCTACGCACCTCGATTCAGAACAAGGACGATGCGACGAGCGGTGAGGCAGCATTAGACCTGGTCGAAATGGATAAGACGTTGCTGCAAAAAATGGTGCTCTTGGTGCTCAAGTCTATAGCTGTTACTGTTAAGGAGATTCGCAGTGATTCATCTGATTCATCGATCGACTCCACAGATTACGATGCATTCCAGGACATATTGGTCATCGAACTTTCCATACGGGACGTGCTCAGCAAATTGGAAACTTTTATCAAGCAGACCCTGCAATTTCATCCGGAATGCcattttagtaaaatattaattcatcTGTTTGATGATCAGGATGACCATTTGATCGAGGCGATGGTTTGCACCCTGGACGTCACATCGGGCATTTCATTTCGCAACAATGCGTTCCCACAGCTGGTTGCCATGCTGAATCCTGTATATACATTTCTTGAATTCCTCAAAATGACATCGAATAGCTCTGATCTGCTGCTTGATCTGTTGGTCAGCAACGAGACGTGCTTCCTGCTGTATTTACTGCGTCTACTCAAATACATACGAATGAACTGGACAATGTTCGTGCACAGCTGTCACACCTTTGGCATGGGCAACGCCATGCTGGACGAGGCCATGGGCGTGCTCATCCGCCTGCGCTTGCAAATATCCAGATTGGTGTCGCGGCAATTGTATCCATACGACATCTCGCCGGTGCTACGACTATTGGAGAGCTGCGAGAGCCTCTACGAGGGCAATGAGCTTAGTTAA
- the LOC133844734 gene encoding glucose-6-phosphate isomerase, giving the protein MAGTLPPLNQEAIFKKIQEYYNAHNQELVIKNLFSADPKRFSKFSLRLATPNDGEILLDYSKNRINDDVWPLLLELAKTRRVEAAREAMFSGQHINITENRAVLHTALRNRSADAVVLDGHDVMQDVRAELAHMKEFTNKVISGVWRGCTGKQITDVVNIGIGGSDLGPLMVTEALKPYGKGLRSHFVSNIDGTHMAEVLKKVSYETTLFIIASKTFTTQETITNATSAKSWLLEHTKDDDAVAKHFVALSTNKEKVTGFGIDSANMFGFWDWVGGRYSLWSAIGLSICLSIGFENFEQLLDGAHFMDNHFKSAPLDKNAPVILALLGIWYSNFYNAETTALLPYDQYMHRFAAYFQQGDMESNGKFVSKSGKNVAYSTGPIVWGEPGTNGQHAFYQLIHQGTRLIPCDFIAPAQTHNPISGGKHHKILLSNFLAQTEALMMGKTAEQAREELTKAGVCGNELENLLPHKVFVGNRPTNSIVVKKVSPFTLGALIALYEHKIFVQGIIWDINSFDQWGVELGKQLAKAIEPELDHCEEVTGHDSSTNGLISFIKANWK; this is encoded by the exons ATGGCTGGTACATTGCCCCCTCTCAACCAAGAGGCTATCTTCAAGAAGATACAGGAATATTACAATGCTCACAACCAAGAGCTAGTCATTAAGAATTTGTTCAGTGCTGATCCCAAGCGGTTTTCCAAATTCAG CTTGCGACTGGCGACGCCCAATGATGGTGAAATTCTTTTGGATTATTCGAAGAATCGCATCAACGACGATGTTTGGCCGTTGCTCTTGGAACTGGCAAAAACACGTCGCGTTGAGGCCGCTCGTGAAGCCATGTTCTCTGGCCAGCACATCAACATCACGGAGAATCGTGCTGTCCTTCATACCGCATTGCGTAATCGTAGCGCTGATGCCGTTGTTCTCGATGGGCACGACGTGATGCAAGATGTGCGTGCTGAGCTGGCTCATATGAAAGAGTTTACCAACAAGGTGATCTCAGGTGTTTGGCGCGGTTGCACTGGCAAACAGATCACTGATGTAGTTAACATTGGCATTGGTGGCTCTGATCTGGGACCACTGATGGTCACCGAAGCCCTCAAGCCATACGGCAAGGGATTACGCTCACATTTCGTGTCTAATATCGACGGCACGCACATGGCTGAAGTGCTGAAGAAGGTCAGCTATGAGACCACGTTGTTCATCATTGCCTCGAAGACATTTACCACTCAGGAGACCATCACGAACGCCACATCGGCCAAGTCTTGGCTGCTGGAACACACAAAGGAT GATGATGCAGTGGCCAAGCACTTTGTGGCTCTATCCACTAACAAGGAGAAGGTAACCGGTTTTGGCATCGACAGTGCCAATATGTTTGGATTCTGGGATTGGGTTGGTGGACGCTACTCCTTATGGTCAGCCATTGGTCTATCCATTTGCCTGTCGATCGGATTCGAGAACTTTGAACAACTGCTCGATGGCGCCCATTTCATGGATAATCATTTCAAATCGGCTCCTTTGGATAAAAAT gCACCTGTTATTCTCGCCTTGCTAGGCATTTGGTATTCGAATTTCTACAATGCCGAGACGACCGCTTTGCTGCCATACGATCAGTATATGCACCGTTTTGCGGCGTATTTCCAGCAGGGCGACATGGAAAGCAATGGAAAATTTGTCAGCAAATCTGGAAAGAATGTTGCTTATAGCACTGGACCAATTGTTTGGGGCGAACCTGGCACAAATGGCCAACACGCTTTCTACCAACTCATCCATCAGGGAACACGCCTAATTCCATGCGATTTCATTGCGCCAGCGCAGACCCATAATCCAATTTCCGGTGGCAAGCATCACAAGATCTTGCTTTCAAATTTCCTGGCTCAAACCGAAGCATTGATGATGGGCAAGACAGCCGAGCAAGCACGGGAGGAGCTCACCAAGGCTGGTGTGTGTGGCAATGAGTTGGAGAATTTGCTGCCGCATAAGGTGTTTGTTGGCAACCGCCCCACAAACTCAATTGTTGTTAAGAAAGTGTCACCATTCACATTGGGAGCATTGATTG CACTCTATgagcacaaaatatttgtacaggGAATCATTTGGGACATCAACTCGTTCGATCAATGGGGCGTTGAACTCGGCAAGCAGCTGGCCAAGGCCATTGAGCCAGAACTTGATCATTGCGAAGAAGTCACCGGACACGATAGCTCGACTAATGGGCTTATTAGTTTCATTAAAGCAAATTGGAAGTAA
- the LOC133844732 gene encoding WD repeat-containing protein 43 yields MSVAKKHVLGFSPNGGKFFALVDENGILRVWDTENNTLKQEFTPNLQVSGGCKALTWVTVAASRPKKIRKSLPPGTLIPEKLYIALGTTKGLVVLYSLASGNIERTLGDDSHNGPITSIAYDNNGHLYTVGTDCRALVWSLAEERRIGEWSVGPEKPLNITYLPKSRTLAIASRQIKIYDVDTKELVETCTGHSGEVNSIGSFTYQNNVEYVLTTAKMERIISLWKVNKKGRNKASTCTLLMEDVAHSLACEVRDDGQLRVASVTRNGNIHIYLLNVESLSSEKYIKPKVTLQIASDGADTVEPILAVAAHFVYDEQRAHEILFGYGTRSLVTFEKYTPNYSEKLNVIVRTDPKKLYAKKKRSDQSGTQEALKTKIPIVSKTEVEYNSALPISKKKVQNDVPMEARLESLTIEASKLPDGKLQSQSKTQLLMQALHSQDQTMLKAVLDANDRETIKLTLERLPLEYISPLLNELSTMLQGKAVNVRCALFWLKSLVTTRMSVLMSEDKEELRDKLGICLGIAEHRLHCITEAIQVSGRVQLVINHMRLNANNHLNEDGVLIVDDDQDEVNASQITDKNWSDVEDEDINTNLVLDDDDEDNDEDEQMEADDDVAADVEDLAMTQDSSEDDENESDTDASAG; encoded by the exons ATGTCGGTGGCCAAGAAGCACGTGTTGGGATTCTCACCGAACGGTGGCAAGTTCTTTGCCTTAGTTGATGAGAACGGCATACTACGAGTATGGGACACTGAGAACAATACATTGAAGCAGGAATTCACGCCGAATCTGCAAGTATCTGGTGGCTGTAAGGCGCTCACGTGGGTTACGGTTGCCGCATCGCGTCCCAAGAAGATTCGCAAATCGTTGCCACCTGGAACACTAATTCCAGAAAAGCTGTACATAGCTCTTGGAACGACTAAGGGTTTGGTTGTGCTCTACTCATTGGCCTCAGGAAAC ATTGAACGCACTCTTGGTGATGATAGCCACAATGGACCTATTACGTCCATAGCCTATGACAACAATGGACATTTGTACACGGTGGGTACCGATTGTCGGGCTCTAGTTTGGTCCCTAGCAGAGGAGCGCCGCATTGGCGAGTGGTCAGTGGGGCCAGAGAAGCCTTTAAATATCACATATTTGCCCAAAAGTCGCACCTTAGCTATTGCCTCGCGTCAAATCAAGATCTATGACGTGGACACCAAAGAGCTGGTAGAAACGTGCACAGGACACTCGGGGGAAGTTAATTCCATTGGCAGTTTTACATACCAGAATAATGTAGAGTACGTGCTGACCACGGCCAAAATGGAGCGTATTATCTCGTTATGGAAGGTGAACAAGAAGGGACGCAACAAGGCATCCACCTGCACCCTGCTAATGGAAGATGTGGCTCACAGTTTGGCTTGCGAGGTGCGCGACGATGGACAGTTGCGTGTGGCAAGCGTTACACGCAATGGCAACATTCACATCTACCTGTTGAATGTGGAGAG TTTGTCGTCTGAGAAGTATATTAAGCCCAAGGTAACGCTACAAATCGCTTCGGATGGAGCGGATACTGTGGAGCCAATCCTCGCAGTCGCTGCTCACTTTGTCTACGATGAGCAGCGTGCTCACGAGATACTCTTTGGCTACGGCACGCGCAGTCTGGTGACATTCGAAAAATACACGCCCAACTACAGCGAGAAACTCAATGTGATTGTACGAACGGATCCAAAGAAGTTGTACGCGAAGAAGAAGCGTAGCGATCAGAGTGGCACACAGGAAGCACTCAAGACCAAGATACCTATTGTTAGCAAAACGGAGGTGGAGTACAATAGTGCATTGCCCATTTCAAAGAAAAAGGTGCAGAACGATGTGCCCATGGAAGCCCGTTTAGAGAGCTTGACCATTGAGGCAAGCAAGCTGCCTGATGGCAAActgcaaagccaaagcaagaCGCAACTTTTAATGCAGGCATTGCACAGTCAGGATCAAAC CATGTTGAAAGCGGTCTTGGACGCCAACGATCGGGAGACCATTAAGTTAACTTTGGAACGCTTGCCACTTGAGTACATAAGTCCTTTATTGAATGAGCTGTCCACAATGCTGCAGGGCAAGGCCGTCAA TGTTCGCTGTGCCTTGTTCTGGCTAAAATCGCTGGTTACGACACGCATGAGTGTTTTAATGTCCGAAGACAAAGAGGAATTGCGCGACAAGCTGGGAATCTGTCTGGGAATTGCAGAACATCGTTTGCATTGCATTACAGAGGCAATACA AGTGTCGGGTCGGGTTCAACTTGTCATAAATCACATGAGACTCAACGCAAACAATCACTTGAATGAAGACGGCGTATTAATTGTTGATGACGATCAAG ATGAGGTAAATGCATCCCAGATTACTGATAAAAACTGGAGTGATGTTGAGGATGAAGATATCAACACAAATCTCGTTTtggacgatgatgatgaagacaACGACGAAGACGAACAAATGGAAGCCGATGATGATGTAGCAGCCGATGTTGAGGATCTGGCAATGACACAAGATTCATCGGAAGACGATGAAAATGAGTCGGACACAGATGCATCTGCTGGTTAA
- the LOC133844743 gene encoding uncharacterized protein LOC133844743, with amino-acid sequence MEKTDDIVSSPSIDPNDRSSTELEKDESEILLIQPFNVIPIPDSEFLHESIANCNKPICDDADLECILNMVNGTICEARAVIQSDPRGLFCYKCPKEYCHLGSKKSRHTFELPLERSEYSETSETIHNWLTIGDFEYSNMIPLVRDFIAKWQLSPETKCVVLTNTKRHDVPLKGSIYFIDAHFSRPTPRCPNPLAVAKVRFIVTVSSVLRDHYPVMVTYRFEGYRTLYYALGCRAINSRTFQRFYIDTILHTKLSFFAEICESRHGTIAAPKAMPNPKSMQ; translated from the coding sequence ATGGAGAAGACTGACGACATAGTTTCTTCGCCATCGATTGATCCTAATGATCGGTCCTCAACTGAATTGGAAAAGGATGAATCTGAAATACTTCTCATTCAACCATTCAACGTAATTCCTATTCCAGATTCAGAGTTTCTGCATGAATCCATAGCAAACTGCAATAAGCCAATTTGCGATGATGCTGATCTCGAATGCATCCTAAACATGGTCAATGGCACCATTTGCGAGGCCCGGGCCGTTATACAATCCGATCCTCGTGGACTATTTTGCTACAAGTGCCCGAAAGAATACTGCCATCTTGGCAGTAAAAAATCGCGGCACACTTTTGAATTGCCTTTAGAAAGAAGTGAATACTCCGAAACAAGCGAAACCATACACAATTGGCTGACAATTGGTGATTTTGAGTATAGTAACATGATTCCATTGGTTCGTGATTTTATAGCCAAGTGGCAACTATCGCCGGAAACCAAATGTGTCGTCCTCACCAATACCAAACGTCATGATGTGCCCCTCAAGGGATCCATCTACTTTATCGATGCTCACTTCTCGCGACCCACGCCACGTTGTCCTAATCCGTTGGCCGTTGCCAAGGTGCGATTTATTGTCACCGTCTCGAGTGTGCTGCGAGACCATTATCCCGTCATGGTTACCTATCGCTTTGAAGGCTATCGGACTTTATATTATGCGCTGGGCTGTCGTGCGATTAACTCAAGGACATTTCAGCGGTTTTACATTGATACAATTCTGCACACTAAATTGAGTTTCTTTGCGGAAATCTGCGAGAGTCGTCACGGCACTATAGCTGCACCCAAGGCCATGCCCAATCCTAAGTCCATGCAATAA
- the LOC133844735 gene encoding T-complex protein 1 subunit theta: protein MALSVPKAPGVSQMLKDGARMYSGLEEAVYRNISACKEFAQTLRSAYGPNGMNKMIINHIEKQFVTSDAGTIMRELDVEHPAAKLIVMASQMQDAEVGDGTNFVVVFAGALLEAAEELLRLGITTAEIADGYEKALNKALEILPQLVCHKVEDYRDVSKVKEVLRTAIMSKQYGQEDFLNDLVSKACVSILPDEGTFNVDNIRICKILGSGLAKSEVVRGMVFKRFVEGDITFAEKAKVVIFSCPVDIIQTETKGTVLIKSADELLNFSSGEESLLEAQIKAIADTGVKVVVAGGKVGDMALHYLNKYNLMAVRLNSKFDLRRLSRAVNATVLPRITTPSQEELGYCDKVCIEELGDTTIVAFRNEGKDSRIATIVIRGATDNFMDDIERALDDAVNNFKCLTRDGRYLPGAGATEIELATQLAAYADTLPGLDQYAVRKFANALEVFPKALAENTGTNATEIVNQLYLAHNGEKGKNIGYDIEAETAATVDAVEAKIFDLYQAKFWGLKYAVGAAATILKVDQIIMAKRAGGPKPRQAAGSDDES from the exons ATGGCTTTATCTGTACCAAAAGCACCCGGAGTGTCGCAAATGCTCAAGGATGGCGCCCGt ATGTATAGCGGGCTGGAGGAGGCAGTCTATCGTAATATCAGCGCCTGTAAGGAGTTTGCACAGACATTGCGTTCGGCCTATGGTCCAAATGGCATGAACAAAATGATCATCAATCACATTGAGAAGCAATTCGTCACAAGCGATGCTGGCACCATCATGCGCGAGCTAGATGTGGAGCACCCGGCTGCCAAGCTTATTGTAATGGCCAGTCAAATGCAGGACGCTGAGGTCGGTGATGGCACTAAtttcgtcgtcgtctttgCCGGTGCTCTGCTGGAGGCTGCCGAGGAGCTGTTGCGCCTGGGCATCACAACCGCCGAGATTGCCGATGGATATGAGAAGGCGTTGAACAAGGCTTTGGAAATATTGCCCCAGCTGGTGTGCCACAAAGTCGAAGATTATCGCGATGTTTCCAAGGTGAAGGAAGTGCTGCGCACTGCCATCATGTCTAAGCAATATGGTCAGGAAGATTTCCTCAACGATCTGGTGAGCAAAGCCTGCGTCTCCATTTTGCCCGACGAGGGCACTTTTAATGTGGACAACATTCGCATCTGTAAGATCCTTGGCAGCGGTCTGGCCAAGTCCGAGGTGGTGCGTGGCATGGTATTCAAGCGTTTTGTCGAGGGCGATATCACCTTTGCGGAAAAGGCGAAGGTGGTTATCTTCTCATGTCCCGTTGACATTATTCAGACGGAAACTAAGGGCACAGTGCTGATCAAGTCGGCGGATGAGCTCTTGAATTTCTCGTCGGGCGAGGAGAGTTTGCTGGAGGCACAAATCAAGGCGATTGCCGATACTGGCGTTAAGGTTGTTGTTGCAGGCGGCAAAGTGGGTGACATGGCGCTGCATTACTTGAACAAATACAATCTGATGGCAGTACGTCTCAATTCCAAATTCGATTTGCGTCGCTTGAGTCGCGCCGTCAATGCCACAGTACTTCCCCGCATTACGACGCCCAGCCAGGAGGAGTTGGGTTATTGCGACAAAGTCTGCATCGAGGAACTGGGTGATACCACAATTGTGGCTTTCAG AAATGAAGGCAAGGACTCGCGCATTGCCACTATTGTTATTCGAGGCGCCACAGACAACTTTATGGATGACATAGAGCGCGCTCTGGATGATGCCGTTAATAACTTTAAGTGTCTAACTCGCGATGGTCGTTATTTGCCCGGTGCTGGAGCTACTGAAATAGAGTTGGCCACACAACTGGCTGCTTATGCTGACACATTGCCCGGCTTGGATCAGTATGCGGTGCGCAAGTTTGCCAATGCTCTGGAAGTGTTCCCCAAGGCGCTGGCCGAAAATACTGGCACCAATGCTACCGAGATTGTCAACCAATTGTATTTGGCCCACAACGGCGAGAAGGGCAAAAATATTGGATATGACATAGAGGCAGAGACAGCGGCAACTGTCGATGCGGTTGAAGCGAAAATCTTTGATCTGTATCAAGCCAAATTCTGGGGTCTCAAATATGCTGTTGGTGCAGCTGCAACCATTCTTAAAGTGGATCAGATTATCATGGCTAAGCGTGCTGGCGGTCCAAAGCCACGACAGGCTGCAGGCAGTGATGATGAAAGTTAA
- the LOC133844747 gene encoding guanine nucleotide-binding protein subunit gamma-1, translating into MDVMSSSVQQQRNLVADLRREAAINRQTVSESCAKMMKYITEHEQEDYLWTGFTSQKVNPFREKSSCTAL; encoded by the coding sequence ATGGACGTAATGTCATCATCCGTACAACAGCAGCGCAACCTCGTCGCAGACCTGCGTCGCGAAGCCGCCATTAATCGCCAGACGGTATCGGAGTCGTGCGCCAAGATGATGAAATACATCACGGAGCACGAGCAGGAGGATTACCTATGGACTGGTTTTACCAGCCAGAAGGTAAATCCATTCCGTGAGAAATCCTCGTGTACTGCTCTCTAA
- the LOC133844744 gene encoding MRG/MORF4L-binding protein → MSTKDEWSAEEELQLFHAMEGLRPVGVNKHFYMSCISERLSKSLNREMPSDLIWRHLGTMYKLKELDNLESLPFPNEEREFSLPEQDYASFVSKKTTATNDGDEVSEATTENNTSNKGGKFAVLQTSAGKDVEKEKKSSTKALDLPKRSAKRTRGSMSNESISPSTTPPPMQNNKRRRI, encoded by the exons ATGTCGACTAAGGACGAATGGTCCGCGGAAGAGGAGCTGCAGCTCTTCCACGCTATGGAGGGTCTGCGCCCGGTGGGTGTCAACAAACACTTCTACATGTCCTGCATTTCGGAACGCCTGTCAAAGTCCCTTAACCGCGAAATGCCTAGCGATTTAATCTGGCGTCATTTGGGCACAATGTACAAGCTGAAGGAACTTGACAATCTCGAGTCTCTGCCGTTTCCGAATGAAGAGCGCGAGTTTAGTTTACCTGAACAGGATTATGCATCGTTCgtaagcaaaaaaacaactgcaaccAATGATGGGGATGAAGTGTCCGAAGCGACAACCGaaaacaacaccagcaacaaag GTGGAAAGTTTGCAGTATTACAGACAAGTGCCGGCAAGGATgtggaaaaagaaaagaagtcGTCGACAAAAGCCTTGGATTTGCCAAAGAGGTCTGCAAAGCGCACTCGCGGTTCCATGTCGAATGAATCTATTAGTCCCTCAACAACACCACCGCCtatgcaaaacaacaaacgtcGACGTATTTAG